In Carya illinoinensis cultivar Pawnee chromosome 7, C.illinoinensisPawnee_v1, whole genome shotgun sequence, the following are encoded in one genomic region:
- the LOC122316454 gene encoding U-box domain-containing protein 30-like, translated as MQMYQPSSRRRDGGDGKLDLGGGGKVLDLETAVKDGILGGDAASFGGVITDKLDLKKMVAELEPIDVPSVFICPISLEPMQDPVTLCTGQTYERSNILKWLSLGHFTCPTTMQDLWDDSVTPNTTLHQLIYSWFAQKYFAMKKRSEDVQGRSVELLETLKKVKGQARVQALKDLRQVIVAHASAKKTVVDNNGIALVSSLLGHFTSHAVGSEAIGILVNLDLDSQSKANLIQPAKVSLTVDMLNEGSIETKINCTKLIEMLMVGKDFRSEIVSSLSLLMGLLRLVKDKRHPNGVFAGLSLLKTVCSHESIRMSVVSIGAVPELVELLPSLNNECLELALYVLEVLSTLPEGRLALKGCPNTIPNVVRLMMKVSESCTQFALSILWAVCKLAPEECAALAVEAGLAAKLLLVIQSGCNPVMKQQSAELLKLCSLNYTATIFISKCKLTRTIQ; from the coding sequence ATGCAGATGTACCAGCCCTCTAGTCGGAGAAGAGACGGGGGCGATGGGAAGCTCGATTTGGGCGGCGGTGGGAAAGTATTGGATCTGGAGACCGCGGTGAAAGATGGCATTTTGGGCGGAGATGCCGCCTCCTTCGGCGGTGTTATCACCGATAAATTGGACTTGAAGAAGATGGTCGCGGAGCTCGAACCCATAGATGTTCCCTCTGTGTTTATCTGCCCGATCTCTTTGGAGCCGATGCAAGACCCCGTGACCCTTTGCACGGGCCAGACCTACGAGAGATCCAACATTCTCAAATGGTTATCTTTGGGCCACTTCACTTGCCCCACCACGATGCAGGATCTGTGGGACGATTCGGTCACGCCGAACACAACTCTGCACCAGCTGATTTACAGTTGGTTTGCGCAGAAGTACTTTGCGATGAAGAAGAGGTCGGAGGATGTGCAAGGCAGAAGTGTGGAGCTTTTGGAGACGCTGAAGAAGGTTAAGGGTCAAGCTAGAGTTCAAGCTCTTAAAGACCTGAGGCAGGTCATTGTTGCTCATGCTTCGGCGAAGAAGACTGTGGTGGACAATAACGGTATAGCCTTGGTTTCTTCTCTGTTAGGCCATTTCACTTCGCATGCAGTGGGGTCGGAGGCAATTGGGATTCTTGTGAATTTAGATCTCGACTCTCAGTCGAAGGCCAATTTGATACAACCCGCGAAGGTATCGTTAACAGTGGACATGCTGAATGAGGGATCCATTGAGACCAAGATCAATTGCACGAAATTGATCGAAATGCTGATGGTTGGGAAGGATTTTAGGTCGGAGATTGTCTCAAGCTTGAGTCTTTTGATGGGGTTGTTGAGGTTGGTGAAGGATAAAAGACATCCAAATGGGGTCTTCGCCGGTCTCAGTTTACTGAAAACAGTTTGTTCTCACGAGTCCATTCGGATGTCTGTTGTGAGCATTGGAGCAGTCCCCGAATTGGTTGAGCTCCTGCCCAGTTTGAATAATGAGTGTTTGGAATTGGCTCTATATGTGCTGGAGGTACTATCCACTCTTCCAGAAGGAAGGCTGGCTTTGAAAGGTTGCCCAAACACGATACCGAATGTGGTGAGGTTAATGATGAAGGTGTCTGAGAGCTGCACTCAGTTTGCACTGTCAATCTTGTGGGCTGTTTGCAAGCTTGCCCCAGAGGAATGTGCTGCACTTGCTGTGGAGGCAGGTTTGGCGGCTAAGCTCCTGCTTGTAATTCAGAGTGGTTGCAATCCGGTTATGAAGCAACAGTCTGCTGAGCTCTTGAAATTGTGTAGTCTAAATTACACAGCTACTATCTTCATTTCCAAGTGTAAGCTTACAAGAACGATACAATGA